The bacterium genome contains the following window.
CTGATCAAAAAAGGCGACGATCCGATCGAATTCGATAACGATTGCCGCGAAGGAATTTGCGGTATGTGCAGCATGGTCATCAATGGCGTTGCGCACGGCCCGGAAAAAGGAACGGCGACGTGTCAATTGCATATGCGTAAATTCAAAGACGGTGATACGATTACCGTCGAACCATGGCGCGGCACGGCATTTCCACCAATCAAAGATTTGGCGGTCGATCGGAGTGCGTTCGATCAAATCATAGCCGCCGGCGGATATACGTCATGCCGTGTGGGTTCTGCAGCGGACGCCAACGCGATCCTCGTGTCGAAGGATATGGCCGAAAAGGCCATGGACGCAGCCGCTTGTATCGGTTGCGGCGCCTGCGTGGCGGCCTGTCCCAACGGTTCAGCTTCATTATTTGTCGCAGCGAAAGTCGCACAGTTTACTTATTTACCACAGGGTCACGCTGAACAAAAACAACGTGTGCTAAATATGGTACACAAAATGGACGAACTCGGTTTTGGAGACTGCTCTAATCACGGAGAATGTGAAGCGGTTTGCCCGAAAGAAATTTCAATCAAACATATCGCTATCATGCGCCGCGAATATTTCAAAGCGGCCATTAGCTAATACTTGCTTTAAGTACGTAATCGAAAGGACGAGAGATAACTGGTATTTCTCGTCTTTTTTTTGTCATTTAATGCTAATCACTTTAGGTTTATTTAATTTCGATCTACTTCGTGTAGGAATTATAGATGAAACGTTTTATTTCTTTGTTCTTAATTATTAGCTCCACTTCTGCATACTCCCAAAATACTTTTTTGGCTTTTGTGAAAGACAGAGAACACAACGAACCTTTGATCGGCGTCAACGTTTTGTTGGACAATACAACCATTGGCGGTACGACGGATCAGGACGGAAAGGTAGCTGTTACAGGTATTCCAGACGGCCCGTATATAATCAGGTTTTCATACATCGGATTTGCCGATCAATCCATTTCGATTACATTTCCGCTCGAAGATAAAAATTATGTTTTCGAAATCGAAATGGAAGAGAAAGAATTGGAAGGCGAAGAAATTACGGTTTCCACCACACGTACCAAACGTTTAATCAAAGACATTCCAACGCGCGTAGAAGTGATTGGCGGTGAAGAGCTCGATGAAAAACTCAGTATGCGTCCATCGAATATTTCAATGCTGCTGAATGAATCAACCGGAATTTACGTACAGCAGACTTCCGCTTCTTCCGGCAACGTCAATATCCGTATTCAAGGCCTTGACGGCCGGTACACGCAAATTCTCAAGGACGGATTTCCGCTTTTCGGTGGTTTGTCATCCGGCCTCAGCGTGATGCAAATTCCTCCGCTCGATCTTTCGCAAGTAGAAATAATTAAAGGTTCTTCTTCCACGCTATATGGTGGCGACGCAATAGCCGGCATGGTCAATTTAATCTCGAAACAACCCGGCAAAGAGCGCGAATGGACGCTCTTACTGAATCAGACTTCCGCCATGGGAACTGACGCTGGAATGTTTTTTTCAAAGCGTGACGATCGTTTGGGATTTTCCATATTGGCCTCGGCCAATCGCCAGCAAGCGTACGATGCTAACGACGATAATTTCTCCGACCTCCCCCAAGTTAAAGTTTTGACTGTCAATCCGAAGATATTCTATTATCCAAATGAACATTCACAGCTCAACTTTGGCGTAACCACAACTTTCGAAGACCGACGTGGCGGCGACATCAAAGCCATCGAAGAAAAAAAAGATACCAACCACGTGTACGTTGAAAAAAATCGCAGCTATCGTGCAAATACCCAGTTAAAATACGAAAAAAAATTAACGACAGGGAATGTCTGGACATTAAAAAACAGCGTCAATATTTTTAGTCGTAGAATCGATTTTACAGGAACTCCGGTAACTAATGAACAATTGTCCAGTTTCAGCGAAGTCAATTTACTGATCAATCGTTCACAATTCGATGTGATTATCGGCGGCAATCTCGTTACCGATCATTTTAAACAGCATGATCAGAACGATCGACGCCTTCAGGACGATCGGTATATTATCGGCGGAGTTTTTTTTCAAAGCTATTGGAATATCTCCGATCAATGGCTGATGGAAACAGGATTACGAACAGACTGGCATGATGAATTTGGTTTTTTTGCGTTGCCCCGATTATCGGTTTTATACAAAGCAACACAGCATTGGAGCGGACGGTTGACTCTGGGCTTGGGATATAAAGCGCCTACTGTTTATTCAGAAAAAGCTGAGGAAACGGGCTATCGCTTCCCAATCGTATTTAATAAACATCTGAAAGCCGAAACTTCCCGAGGCGGAATTTTCGACGTCAATTATAAAACTATAATCGGTGACCGATTAACGCTCAACCTGAATCAAGCAGCATATCTAACGCGTATTAATGATCCATTAGAAGTGGAAGTTTACCCGCCTGTCCCCGATTCAACCTTTTATAACTACTTTAACTCTTCGGGATACATTCTCACTAAAGGAGCGGAAACCAATGTCAAACTGACTTTTGAACATCTTAATTTATTTGTAGGTTATACGCTGATTTCCGCGCGACAATACAAAAGCAGTAAAAGCTCTGAACTCTTGCTTACTCCACGGCATAGGGTGAACTTGATCCTGATGATGGAAAAAGAGGAAACCTACAAAATCGGTTATGAAGCTTATTTTACAAGCTCTCAAAAACTCCAATCTGCATCGCGATCAAAAAATTATTGGATTATGGGTCTGATGGGGCAAAAAACTTGGGGCATGTTTACCGTTTTTCTCAATCTTGAAAATTTTACCGATACCCGGCAATCTAAATTTACACCCGTCGTGAATCCGCCATATGATGCGCCTACATTTAATGATGTCTACGCTCCTCTAGAGGGTTTTGTCGTCAACCTGGGCACCAAAATCCGCTTCTGAACAAGCATAAAAATCTATGTTTTTCCTGAAACATTGGCACCCCCGAAACCGTATGTTTGAGTGGATGAAGCTTTTTAACGTATCAACCGAAAAGAGCGGTGAAAAACTTATGCGGAAAATCCTAACAACCCTATTTTACTTCTCCGGTTTGATGTTCGTCAGCGTTACAGCGTTTGGGCAATACGCCGTTGTGGATATGAAAGATTTTGACCCTGACGAAATTTACGTTCGTAACTTCAGCGTCAAACAGTCAACGGCTGTTTACATCGACGCCGTCGGCGTTATGTCCAAATCGCATAAATGGAATCGTTGGGATCCGATGTTAGCTTATGGATGGATTCTCAATACGGATACACGTGAAGTCGTATGGGCTATGACTCCTAGTAACGTTAACGACGTATGGAGTTCAAACAATGTTGAATTCAAGGGTACGGTAACGTTGAAACCAGGTAATTATGAAGCTTATTATTCTACTTACGGTCAACGCATTATTAAAATTTCTTCATCGAAGAGCTACTTGAATGAATTCATGAAAAATCTTGTCAAAGTATTTGTTGACGATGCCGATTTATGGGAAGATCATGCTGACTGGAAATTCAGGATTATGGCAAAAGATGAGACTAAAGACAACTTTGGCACTTATCAGTCACCGGATCCAAAAATTAATGTCATCAACCTGACCGGCGCGCGTGACAGCGATTATCTCGAAAAAGGTTTTACTGTCGAAAAAGAAGTCAAAGTTCGCATTTACTGTATTGGCGAAGGTCAGGACGGAAAGATGTACGATTTCGGTTGGATCAGTAATGATCAGACCGCTCGTCCTGTGTGGGAAATGCGTTATGAAAATACGTCCCATGCCGGTGGCGCCGAAAAAAATCGCGTGTACAATGGCGTCATTACTTTACCTCCCGGTAATTATATTGCGACGTATATGACTGACGATTCCCATTCGTATAACGATTGGAATATGCAACCGCCTTATGATCCTGGATACTGGGGACTATCTGTACGTGTGATCAATGAGGATGATTTGTCGTATATACACGATTATAAAAAAGCAAAAAAACAGGAAATTCTCTCGCTCGTCAAAATCGGCGACAGTCAATATCGTTCAGAAGGATTTTCATTATCCAAACAAACCGATATTTTTATCTATGCAATTGGCGAAGGTCGTGATCACCGTATGTACGACTATGCTTGGATTACTGATGCCAAGACTGGCGAACGCGTATGGGAAATGCGCTATTACGAAACCAAATACGCCGGCGGAGCCGACAAAAACAGGCTTTTTGAAGGTTCAATCACATTGATGCCTGGCGATTATACCGTTCATTATGTTTCCGACGGTTCTCACTCCTACGAGGATTGGAACGATGATCCACCTTACAATGCGAGTAAATGGGGTATCACGCTAAGTTTAGTCAATGCGACCGACGGAAAAAATATAACCCGGTATGTTGAGGCCGAAGACAAGACGATTTTAACTCAAATTGTACGAGTCGGCGATGATGAATATTTATCCAAAACATTTACTGTCAAACAAAATTCGAAAGTTCGGGTCATCTGTCTCGGCGAAGGCCGTAGCGGACACATGTATGATTACGGATGGATCAAAAACAAAAATACCGGGCAAACCGTTTGGGAAATGACGTACGGAATGTCGCAACATGCCGGCGGAGCGCGGAAAAACAGAATTTATGACAGCGTCATTTATCTCGAAGCCGGCACTTATGAAGCTTATTACATCACTGACGGTTCGCATTCTTTCGAAGACTGGAATGACGACCCGCCGGGACAACCCGACAAATGGGGCATTACCATCCGACAAGTCCAGTAAATTGGTTAAATTCAAAAGCGGCTTTTTTAAGCCGCTTTTTTTATTTCGTTCTTTTTTGTTTTTTTGTATCTTAGAGCGCACTAGTACGAGGAGGAAACAATGTTTGATCGAATTAAATTCACTAACAAAGGAAAATCGGTTGTCGTGACGGCCGATCCTTTTTTTGTTGACGACTATATCATCTATCACGAAGTTAATGACGAAATACACATCCTCGAAAAAGACATGAAAGAATTCGAGACCAAAGAACCTATGTGCATTTTTGATACGGTCAAAAATATTCAGTATGATATCAACGAAAGCGACTTCGGTTTAGAAATTACCGTAGAAGAAATGTCTTTGGATACGCTTTTGAAAATAGGTTTATCACGAGAAGCGCTCGACCAGATTATTTTACTTCAAAAGAAAATAACGAACCCGAGATAACCATGTGCCGCTTTGCCATTTATAAAGGCCCATCTATTGCTCTATCAAAAATTGTAGTCGATCCGCCTCACTCGTTGGTTCGCCAAAGCTTTGATGCGCGTGAAATGTTGTCGGGTTCATCGAATTCCGATGGCTTCGGCATAGGATGGTATCAGTCCGCACTTTCGGAAAAGCCGGCTCTTTATCGCAATCCCTCACCGATCACAACCGATCTGAATGTTCCTATGCTGCGTGGCATTTCCGGTGAAATTATTTTGGCTCATGTCCGAGGAGCGTCTGATGGAATGCCTGTCTCCTGGACTAATACGCATCCTTTTTCTTATCAGCAATTTTTATATATGCACAACGGTTCGGTCGATGAATTCCGCACTCAAATCTATCCGGAATTTATTTCGCTTATAAGTCCTTTTGTCTGGAATATCATCAAAGGCAATACTGACTCTGAACATGTTTTTGGTTTGTGGCTAA
Protein-coding sequences here:
- a CDS encoding succinate dehydrogenase/fumarate reductase iron-sulfur subunit; the protein is MEKKNMTLHLRVWRQKNAASKGKMVDYTVNNVSQDMSFLEMLDVLNEDLIKKGDDPIEFDNDCREGICGMCSMVINGVAHGPEKGTATCQLHMRKFKDGDTITVEPWRGTAFPPIKDLAVDRSAFDQIIAAGGYTSCRVGSAADANAILVSKDMAEKAMDAAACIGCGACVAACPNGSASLFVAAKVAQFTYLPQGHAEQKQRVLNMVHKMDELGFGDCSNHGECEAVCPKEISIKHIAIMRREYFKAAIS
- a CDS encoding TonB-dependent receptor translates to MKRFISLFLIISSTSAYSQNTFLAFVKDREHNEPLIGVNVLLDNTTIGGTTDQDGKVAVTGIPDGPYIIRFSYIGFADQSISITFPLEDKNYVFEIEMEEKELEGEEITVSTTRTKRLIKDIPTRVEVIGGEELDEKLSMRPSNISMLLNESTGIYVQQTSASSGNVNIRIQGLDGRYTQILKDGFPLFGGLSSGLSVMQIPPLDLSQVEIIKGSSSTLYGGDAIAGMVNLISKQPGKEREWTLLLNQTSAMGTDAGMFFSKRDDRLGFSILASANRQQAYDANDDNFSDLPQVKVLTVNPKIFYYPNEHSQLNFGVTTTFEDRRGGDIKAIEEKKDTNHVYVEKNRSYRANTQLKYEKKLTTGNVWTLKNSVNIFSRRIDFTGTPVTNEQLSSFSEVNLLINRSQFDVIIGGNLVTDHFKQHDQNDRRLQDDRYIIGGVFFQSYWNISDQWLMETGLRTDWHDEFGFFALPRLSVLYKATQHWSGRLTLGLGYKAPTVYSEKAEETGYRFPIVFNKHLKAETSRGGIFDVNYKTIIGDRLTLNLNQAAYLTRINDPLEVEVYPPVPDSTFYNYFNSSGYILTKGAETNVKLTFEHLNLFVGYTLISARQYKSSKSSELLLTPRHRVNLILMMEKEETYKIGYEAYFTSSQKLQSASRSKNYWIMGLMGQKTWGMFTVFLNLENFTDTRQSKFTPVVNPPYDAPTFNDVYAPLEGFVVNLGTKIRF
- the egtC gene encoding ergothioneine biosynthesis protein EgtC, producing MCRFAIYKGPSIALSKIVVDPPHSLVRQSFDAREMLSGSSNSDGFGIGWYQSALSEKPALYRNPSPITTDLNVPMLRGISGEIILAHVRGASDGMPVSWTNTHPFSYQQFLYMHNGSVDEFRTQIYPEFISLISPFVWNIIKGNTDSEHVFGLWLSRLNENRLKAGDNFSLTEKIESLRQTIRELEKLADKKRTDIVLNIGLTDGRDVIATRHHFGNRKATLYYLENSDSFPNGYVIASEKLFDDPHWKAVPEKSILTIDQQNRLRIEPVHA